The following coding sequences lie in one Rutidosis leptorrhynchoides isolate AG116_Rl617_1_P2 chromosome 4, CSIRO_AGI_Rlap_v1, whole genome shotgun sequence genomic window:
- the LOC139843432 gene encoding triose phosphate/phosphate translocator, chloroplastic: MESRVLSGSTTLSGIPKLIIKPSARLTTVAVSFPARINTNGGGNVVCGRQLRPSLLNLDYSSPVPTVTKRDALKPCLAATGDSAGDAAPAGFLAKYPFLVTGFFFFMWYFLNVIFNILNKKIYNYFPYPYFVSVIHLAVGVVYCLGSWTVGLPKRAPMDSNLLKLLIPVAFCHALGHVTSNVSFAAVAVSFTHTIKALEPFFNAAASQFVLGQSIPLTLWLSLAPVVLGVSMASLTELSFNWLGFISAMISNISFTYRSIYSKKAMTDMDSTNLYAYISIIALLFCLPPAIILEGPKLLNHGFSDAIAKVGMTKFVSDLFWVGMFYHLYNQLATNTLERVAPLTHAVGNVLKRVFVIGFSIVIFGNKISTQTAIGTSIAIAGVAMYSLIKAKIEEEKRNLKSA; the protein is encoded by the exons aTGGAGTCTCGAGTCCTGTCCGGGTCCACCACACTCTCCGGCATTCCTAAACTGATCATCAAACCATCAGCCAGACTCACCACCGTCGCCGTCTCATTTCCGGCGAGAATCAACACTAACGGCGGTGGTAACGTCGTTTGCGGAAGACAGCTTCGTCCGAGTTTATTAAACCTAGATTACTCGTCTCCAGTACCGACGGTTACTAAACGTGATGCTCTTAAACCGTGTCTTGCAGCTACTGGTGATTCCGCCGG TGATGCTGCTCCGGCTGGCTTTTTGGCTAAGTATCCGTTTCTAGTTACtggttttttcttcttcatgtG GTACTTTCTGAATGTCATCTTCAACATCCTTAACAAGAAGATCTACAACTACTTCCCTTATCCCTA TTTCGTCTCAGTCATACATTTGGCTGTTGGAGTGGTTTATTGTCTTGGTAGCTGGACTGTTGGTCTACCTAAACGCGCT CCGATGGACTCGAACCTTCTGAAGCTGCTAATTCCTGTGGCGTTTTGTCATGCTCTTGGCCATGTGACCAGTAATGTGTCGTTTGCAGCTGTTGCTGTCTCATTCACCCACACAATCAAAG CCCTGGAGCCATTTTTTAATGCTGCTGCTTCTCAATTCGTTCTTGGACAGTCGATACCCTTAACTTTATGGCTTTCTTTGGCTCCCGTTGTTCTTG GTGTATCAATGGCTTCGTTAACTGAGTTATCATTCAACTGGCTTGGATTTATCAGTGCCATGATTTCCAATATATCCTTTACGTACAGGAGTATATACTCAAAGAAAGCTATG ACTGATATGGATAGTACCAACTTGTACGCCTACATTTCCATTATTGCTCTCCTTTTTTGTTTACCGCCTGCTATAATT TTGGAAGGACCAAAACTCTTAAACCACGGGTTTAGTGATGCTATTGCTAAAGTGGGCATGACTAAGTTCGTTTCTGATCTCTTTTGGGTCGGAATGTTCTATCACCTCTACAATCAG CTTGCAACCAACACACTTGAAAGGGTGGCACCTCTTACTCATGCAGTCGGGAATGTGTTAAAAAGAGTGTTTGTGATTGGTTTCTCAATCGTTATCTTCG GCAACAAGATTTCAACTCAAACAGCCATTGGTACATCCATTGCAATTGCTGGAGTGGCAATGTACTCCCTCATCAAGGCCAAGATCGAAGAAGAAAAACGG AATCTTAAATCGGCTTGA
- the LOC139844641 gene encoding uncharacterized protein yields the protein MAIILAAPAVLLIYLSFIFRSTAVTLIDEIRDAELKVLQLESILAKSVSVVDTKNKYIKESEKLVEEMTSEVDRLQSVLLIKKNKSSSAYETFNQLEEEVRLLWTTARRNNFELHNLESKAQDAEERLEITKSRVEMMAGVVTEQWIQIQHLEQALVIAEIGLKDLKRIVSRCPFLKFVNNKFGYLLDDYWKIIEKTWSAVKQNHHQLQKFVKKEMQKWKYTAAFANKEVVFFVASALITFPALSVGAFLLNGF from the exons ATGGCGATTATTTTAGCTGCTCCCGCCGTTTTGTTAATTTATCTTTCATTTATCTTTAGATCAACGGCTGTAACCCTAATTGATGAAATTCGAGATGCTGAGCTGAAGGTGCTTCAATTAG AATCTATCCTTGCTAAAAGCGTATCGGTAGTAGATACGAAAAATAAGTATATCAAAGAAAGTGAGAAGCTGGTTGAGGAGATGACGAGTGAAGTTGATCGTCTGCAGTCTGTTTTGCTAATAAAGAAG AATAAATCATCATCTGCATATGAAACGTTTAATCAGCTGGAAGAAGAG GTTCGGCTTCTTTGGACTACTGCAAGAAGAAACAATTTTGAGCTTCACAACTTGGAATCCAAAGCTCAAGATGCTGAGGAAAGGCTTGAAATAACCAAATCAAGGGTTGAAATG ATGGCTGGAGTTGTGACTGAACAGTGGATTCAAATTCAACATCTTGAGCAGGCTCTTGTAATTGCAGAA ATAGGATTAAAAGATCTTAAAAGGATAGTTAGCAGGTGCCCCTTTCTGAAG TTTGTCAATAACAAATTCGGATATCTTCTTGATGACTATTGGAAAATAATTGAAAAAACTTGGTCAGCAGTAAAACAGAATCATCACCAG TTGCAAAAGTTTGTCAAGAAAGAAATGCAAAAATGGAAATATACTGCTGCTTTTGCTAACAAAGAAGTTGTCTTTTTTGTG GCATCTGCTCTAATCACCTTCCCAGCTTTGAGTGTGGGAGCATTTCTCCTCAACGGTTTTTAA